In Treponema primitia ZAS-2, a genomic segment contains:
- a CDS encoding tetratricopeptide repeat protein, producing the protein MGGFLPILGVVVLLILGVFVAITIMTRTKEIGGVDDSGGKPGKRTKGRESILKDANKRLAQNPQDVQALSAMGDLYYREEAWDNAFKTYQALVEMVGAKPDINEFEANLRYGVSALKLGMIDEAYKGLTTARNLNQGNFEVNFNLGYLEFQKKNYEKAIQLLQQARTQDPENPATLRYIGHSFFKLKKYKEAMNFIRKAIEIAPDDKDSLYTLAECYYDANQVDQALKIFSHLRPDPVLGPSASLFAGTINMNQHQEEKAIQDFEIGLKHENIKPDILLELKYRLATVYLKKQEIGKALGHLKAIQNQNASYKDVPLLIGKYQELNANRNLQIFLMAPSADFVALCRKIVMTFYQKAKTKITNISVNKNEWADIQAEVDTPKWSDIVMFRFIRSPGSVGELIMRDFHSHLKEVKAGKGICVTVGNFTEEAKRFTEARLIDLIEKDRLSAILNNVDLKAAATPAGAQKKK; encoded by the coding sequence ATGGGTGGATTTCTTCCGATTCTTGGCGTGGTAGTTCTACTTATCCTCGGGGTTTTTGTTGCCATAACCATAATGACCCGGACCAAAGAGATAGGTGGGGTGGATGACTCAGGGGGCAAACCGGGGAAAAGAACCAAGGGCAGGGAGTCCATCCTTAAGGACGCCAACAAAAGGCTGGCGCAAAACCCCCAGGATGTCCAGGCTCTGAGTGCCATGGGGGATCTATATTACCGGGAAGAAGCCTGGGATAATGCCTTTAAAACCTACCAGGCCCTGGTAGAAATGGTTGGGGCAAAGCCGGATATCAATGAATTTGAAGCAAATCTCCGCTACGGTGTATCTGCCTTAAAGCTGGGGATGATCGATGAGGCGTACAAGGGGCTCACCACGGCCCGTAACCTCAATCAGGGTAATTTTGAGGTTAATTTTAATCTGGGGTACCTGGAATTTCAGAAAAAAAATTACGAAAAAGCTATCCAGCTTCTCCAGCAGGCCCGCACCCAAGACCCGGAAAATCCCGCTACCCTCCGTTATATCGGTCATTCTTTTTTTAAGTTAAAAAAGTACAAGGAGGCGATGAACTTCATACGTAAGGCTATTGAGATAGCCCCGGATGACAAGGATTCCCTCTATACCCTGGCGGAATGTTACTATGATGCTAACCAGGTGGATCAGGCTTTGAAAATCTTCAGCCATCTCAGGCCCGATCCGGTTCTGGGCCCCTCTGCCAGCCTCTTTGCGGGGACCATCAACATGAACCAGCACCAGGAAGAAAAGGCTATCCAGGATTTTGAGATTGGGCTGAAGCATGAAAACATCAAACCTGATATTTTGCTGGAATTGAAGTACCGGCTTGCCACGGTCTACCTGAAAAAGCAGGAAATCGGCAAAGCTCTGGGGCACCTCAAGGCTATCCAAAACCAGAATGCCTCCTATAAAGATGTACCTCTGCTGATCGGGAAGTACCAGGAATTGAACGCCAACAGGAATTTGCAAATTTTCCTCATGGCCCCTTCGGCGGATTTTGTCGCCCTTTGCCGTAAGATAGTAATGACCTTTTACCAAAAGGCAAAAACAAAGATCACCAATATTTCGGTCAATAAAAACGAATGGGCGGATATCCAGGCGGAGGTGGACACCCCCAAGTGGTCCGATATCGTGATGTTCCGTTTTATCAGATCCCCGGGCTCAGTGGGGGAGCTTATCATGCGGGATTTCCACTCCCACCTTAAGGAAGTGAAGGCCGGTAAGGGTATCTGTGTCACGGTGGGCAATTTTACAGAAGAGGCCAAACGCTTTACCGAGGCCCGGCTCATAGATCTGATAGAAAAGGACCGCCTTTCCGCGATCCTGAACAATGTGGACCTTAAAGCCGCCGCGACCCCTGCAGGGGCTCAGAAAAAGAAATAG
- a CDS encoding PD-(D/E)XK nuclease family transposase has protein sequence MNNQESDTFTVIPADKKRVQLKAEDDLLDISQDPIFKAVLTQDTPASRNALRFLVSAAIGQPVTIISVSTNEPPVRGIRDRQLRYDISVKFNDGSLGDIEMTVYPDVYEHFRQEYYLARLFTTQDIKGTELGYRNLKPTWQISLLGENIHADNALVHQFRYYDKENNLPFRGLTSIIDIELPKAEQFLEKPVSEMAPIERWAVFFRYSQDPTRRALINEILDQEEGIQMATEELLLISEDENRRFQLEHELKNFLDIKCGMVDARWEGYKQAKEEYAGIIQEKDAAIQAVLQEKDREIAELRAKLGRP, from the coding sequence ATGAACAATCAAGAATCCGACACCTTCACCGTAATCCCCGCTGACAAAAAGCGGGTACAGCTCAAAGCGGAAGACGATCTCCTGGATATCTCCCAGGACCCGATCTTCAAAGCCGTGCTTACCCAGGACACACCCGCCTCCCGAAACGCCCTCCGCTTCCTCGTTTCCGCCGCCATCGGGCAGCCGGTCACTATCATTTCCGTTTCTACCAACGAACCCCCGGTCAGGGGAATCCGGGACCGGCAGCTCCGGTACGACATTTCCGTCAAATTTAACGACGGCAGCCTGGGCGACATCGAAATGACCGTGTACCCTGATGTCTATGAACATTTCAGGCAGGAATACTACCTCGCCCGGCTTTTTACTACCCAGGATATCAAAGGTACCGAGCTCGGCTATAGGAATTTGAAGCCCACCTGGCAGATATCCCTTCTGGGGGAAAATATCCATGCTGACAACGCCCTGGTTCACCAGTTCCGGTACTATGACAAGGAAAATAACTTGCCATTCCGGGGGCTGACCTCTATAATAGATATCGAGCTGCCAAAGGCGGAACAGTTCCTGGAAAAACCGGTCTCAGAGATGGCGCCCATAGAACGCTGGGCGGTATTTTTTCGGTATAGCCAGGACCCGACGCGGCGGGCTTTGATCAATGAAATACTGGACCAGGAGGAAGGGATACAAATGGCGACGGAAGAACTCTTATTGATAAGCGAGGACGAAAACAGGCGGTTTCAGCTTGAACATGAGCTTAAGAATTTCCTGGATATAAAGTGCGGGATGGTAGACGCCAGATGGGAAGGGTATAAACAGGCTAAAGAAGAATATGCAGGAATAATCCAGGAGAAGGATGCGGCGATCCAGGCGGTGCTTCAGGAGAAGGATCGGGAAATAGCGGAACTCAGGGCAAAGCTCGGTAGGCCGTAA